Proteins from a single region of Paraglaciecola sp. T6c:
- a CDS encoding oligosaccharide flippase family protein encodes MSLKKQAAKGGLWISITRTGINVIDFAVFVYLARILSLEDFGLVAFCMLFVEFANIAVNAGVNQNIVQRKNWDEQYASSTMIYVVGLAMVVAAGLVFIGAPIAYYTYSHLAAYVFMSLAPITILLSLQVVFNGKLVRDFKNKQMGVVKFIASILSAIVIITLAELGYGLWSLVIGRLVLASLELFFMSYIADFTPKFYFNNEYKKELREFCLPLLGSAVLSTVNQKTGSLFTGLVLGPANFALLNAAKRGETMINQITMGSINSMVVPSFSRVKEGANVGDLYIKLVALTATIVMPMFMGLAAIADPFVTIIFGDKFSQSAVFMSISAFVMYPAIIGWFLPTLLVSQGRTNDAFKLTIISVTNSLLVAGCTIWFGITTMLISIVIANFLVLPIRFKIVGQHVSINIKKLIFSVFPPYFSAFAMFVSIMLIKQFLTPVISNQVLLLVLLIIAGCISYPLFSFLFFYKHTIEEVKQMKGMFFKGKR; translated from the coding sequence ATGTCGTTAAAAAAGCAGGCCGCGAAAGGTGGATTATGGATTTCGATTACGCGTACCGGGATAAATGTTATTGATTTTGCAGTGTTTGTTTATCTTGCTCGTATCCTCAGTTTGGAAGACTTTGGTTTAGTGGCGTTTTGTATGCTTTTTGTTGAATTTGCGAACATCGCGGTAAATGCCGGGGTCAACCAAAACATCGTACAGCGCAAAAATTGGGATGAGCAGTACGCTTCAAGCACTATGATCTATGTGGTTGGCCTTGCTATGGTCGTTGCAGCTGGCTTAGTATTTATTGGCGCTCCAATTGCGTATTACACCTACTCACACTTAGCAGCCTATGTCTTTATGAGCTTGGCGCCGATAACTATTTTACTGAGTTTACAAGTTGTTTTTAACGGTAAGCTGGTAAGAGATTTCAAAAATAAGCAGATGGGCGTAGTGAAGTTTATCGCTTCAATTCTTTCTGCCATCGTTATTATTACCCTTGCAGAGCTTGGATACGGATTATGGTCATTGGTTATTGGCCGCCTAGTACTCGCCTCGTTAGAGTTGTTCTTCATGTCATATATCGCTGACTTTACCCCCAAGTTTTATTTTAATAATGAGTATAAGAAAGAGCTAAGAGAGTTTTGCTTACCGCTTTTGGGATCAGCAGTTTTATCGACTGTGAACCAAAAAACGGGCTCATTATTTACAGGTCTAGTGTTGGGGCCAGCCAATTTCGCTTTGCTTAATGCAGCAAAAAGAGGCGAAACCATGATAAACCAAATCACAATGGGCTCAATCAACTCTATGGTCGTTCCCAGCTTCTCTCGCGTGAAAGAAGGAGCAAACGTCGGCGATTTGTACATTAAGCTGGTTGCTCTTACTGCAACCATCGTTATGCCAATGTTTATGGGCCTAGCGGCAATAGCAGACCCTTTTGTCACTATTATCTTCGGAGATAAATTTAGTCAAAGTGCTGTTTTTATGAGTATATCCGCCTTCGTTATGTATCCTGCCATTATCGGATGGTTTTTGCCTACTTTGCTCGTGTCTCAAGGCAGAACTAATGACGCATTTAAATTAACTATTATTAGTGTAACCAATAGTTTATTAGTAGCGGGGTGTACCATTTGGTTTGGAATTACAACCATGTTGATTAGCATTGTGATTGCGAACTTTTTAGTACTTCCTATACGTTTCAAAATTGTAGGCCAGCACGTTTCAATTAATATCAAGAAATTGATTTTTTCTGTTTTCCCGCCTTACTTTAGCGCGTTTGCCATGTTTGTAAGCATTATGCTGATTAAACAGTTTTTAACCCCAGTCATTTCGAATCAAGTCTTATTGCTAGTGTTACTGATAATAGCGGGATGTATAAGTTATCCATTATTTAGTTTCTTATTTTTTTATAAACATACAATTGAAGAAGTGAAGCAAATGAAAGGCATGTTTTTTAAAGGCAAGAGGTGA
- a CDS encoding WecB/TagA/CpsF family glycosyltransferase, producing MKLEEVVKTNVGGLITACVDRKQLVDLMVCRVLDTRAGDIKSPLVIFSSNGHSISIANSDPEMGRMLNEADILHADGQSVVSFSRWFSEKEIPERSATTDTIHDVPMMSPETVKHFLLGANQATIEKCGNIMSEKYNNFDVVGTQHGYFSEADEDEIVAKINASGCEVLWVGLGKPKEQLFILRNKSKLTVPVIISCGGCYNFVTGDYKRAPAIFQKLGLEWLHRAMTEPKKLLWRYITTNPHAIYCVIKHRYFV from the coding sequence ATGAAATTAGAAGAAGTAGTAAAAACAAATGTCGGCGGATTAATTACCGCATGTGTTGACCGCAAACAGTTAGTTGATTTGATGGTGTGTCGCGTTTTGGATACACGGGCGGGTGATATCAAATCGCCTCTCGTTATTTTTTCATCAAATGGCCACAGTATCTCTATTGCCAATAGTGATCCTGAAATGGGCCGTATGCTTAATGAAGCCGATATACTGCATGCCGATGGGCAAAGTGTGGTGAGCTTTTCACGTTGGTTTAGTGAAAAGGAGATACCGGAACGCAGCGCTACCACAGATACCATTCATGACGTCCCTATGATGTCACCAGAAACCGTTAAACATTTTCTTCTTGGGGCGAACCAAGCAACCATTGAAAAATGCGGCAATATTATGTCAGAAAAATATAATAACTTTGACGTTGTCGGCACCCAACACGGGTATTTTAGCGAAGCAGACGAAGATGAGATTGTCGCCAAAATTAATGCTTCAGGTTGCGAAGTGCTGTGGGTCGGGTTAGGAAAGCCCAAAGAGCAATTGTTTATCTTGAGAAACAAAAGCAAGTTAACGGTTCCCGTCATTATCTCGTGCGGCGGCTGCTACAATTTTGTCACGGGCGATTACAAACGTGCTCCCGCCATCTTTCAAAAGCTAGGGTTAGAATGGCTACACAGAGCCATGACCGAACCTAAGAAGCTGTTATGGCGATATATCACGACCAACCCCCATGCCATATATTGTGTCATTAAACATCGCTACTTTGTTTAG
- a CDS encoding glycosyltransferase — MKKLSVLSYHPNRCSGFGGIENLVRSIKLSIEQGNIAFYELYNREPPVEEIEIPRTEFDIKKKLHFESGFLATLNKAFVFYKEAVRGKYDVVITYHPANLLFFLLTKHKPKIILVQSNSVKELFQGRILKALAQKILNRVDALTLYTSFDKKALCQRFEVEDSKMFIIPRACKLPTTAPRQNKNNKLVTICRIAENQKNFAAMVDVVAKMPELTLDIYGAGSSEEVNQLEKKISNVPNIRFLGKTNDVAKTLSEYSVFVMTSYYEGYGQSLIEARSQGLPIVLFNTFDAAQSVVVDGKNGFLIEPFEQEAFRDAIRSILKSDSEYQRMSHESVVLSATTDTTSIQNKWFSLFTSFQ, encoded by the coding sequence ATGAAGAAACTATCGGTACTGTCTTATCATCCTAATCGATGCTCAGGTTTTGGTGGCATTGAAAACCTTGTTAGGTCTATCAAGCTCTCTATTGAGCAAGGTAATATTGCATTTTATGAGCTGTACAATAGAGAGCCTCCTGTTGAAGAAATTGAAATTCCTCGTACTGAATTTGATATTAAGAAGAAGCTTCATTTTGAATCGGGCTTTCTCGCTACGCTTAATAAAGCGTTTGTTTTTTATAAAGAAGCTGTACGGGGTAAGTACGACGTTGTTATCACTTATCACCCGGCAAATTTGCTGTTTTTTTTACTCACCAAACACAAACCTAAAATCATTTTAGTTCAGTCTAATAGCGTCAAAGAGCTTTTTCAGGGACGTATTCTAAAAGCATTAGCCCAAAAAATTCTTAATCGAGTTGACGCGCTAACGTTGTATACCTCATTTGACAAAAAAGCACTGTGCCAGCGATTTGAGGTCGAAGACAGCAAGATGTTTATTATACCCAGAGCATGTAAGTTGCCCACCACAGCGCCGCGGCAAAATAAGAATAACAAGCTGGTTACTATATGCAGGATCGCCGAAAATCAGAAGAACTTTGCAGCTATGGTTGACGTTGTGGCGAAGATGCCAGAGCTGACGCTTGATATATATGGCGCGGGCTCTAGTGAAGAAGTTAATCAGTTAGAGAAGAAAATTTCAAACGTTCCTAACATTAGGTTTCTAGGCAAAACCAATGATGTTGCAAAAACCTTGTCGGAGTACAGCGTATTTGTCATGACTTCATATTATGAAGGTTATGGCCAATCGCTTATAGAGGCAAGAAGCCAAGGTTTACCTATTGTTCTTTTCAATACATTTGATGCTGCTCAATCAGTTGTAGTCGATGGTAAAAACGGCTTTTTAATAGAACCGTTCGAACAAGAGGCATTTAGAGATGCGATACGCAGTATTTTGAAATCTGACTCAGAATATCAGCGAATGTCCCATGAAAGTGTTGTCCTATCAGCGACCACTGACACTACCTCAATTCAAAATAAGTGGTTTTCGCTATTTACATCGTTTCAGTAA
- a CDS encoding right-handed parallel beta-helix repeat-containing protein, with product MVKLNKIMGFGAHLLMATILLGLASCAQFDAPKHYAVNGQLGDYLVNQINQQKITSRSEIVSMLKDPSISSKKSNRFLIQNEQDTAILLKEITTSQDVTQAVIRLIESDSKMASKWVTLALRLYPIDAYRMLEQLYADSTIQSTLLESAALKAGLDPARLFPATTSSDLDHRIVPLIHSASITIYNQSEDTDTRLWFKPSGATQWTPALALEWEPIQGALSGSIVRLEPQTVYEVKLEYVENGQIIDQQQYSFQTRPNSPPIDPDKIYYLSDIYTGGQLDLTTLGIQGSEEGWALIIGDGTEIVAAEGDNAAIDIGGQSYIKFENITVKGGRLYGIGAKQAHHLWIDGCDISEFGRAAGDMRDGVAYENVESTKAINYDSGIFLQETGVVTIENCEIHSPKGKANHWQYGHPYGPSALLLAARHSVEEYRGQYIIRNNRFYGTDAKRFNDVIESRANARSWGGFLRDSAIHNNYLAYANDDLIELDGGQSNVLFYDNELEQGYCGISAIPNMLGPSYIFNNYIHNLGDERQKAWAAIKLGGLMSAPAGVVNIFENLIVTSSNGITASRFESDYTFWVNARNNVLIHDKYWTKMGQGIYDVEQYASSEFINNLIYNSSYQAPAVQANMGSDFYHPWSYQLSQIENINSTGASFDLEVDERFIISNFSSTSPASQSILAQTNSGVGESNAAINFNDTAIKSFDTQDEAGDYIINDTGATLTLLGNTWKSVQGEYEITPQTTLTFELKNNGAGEIVGIAFENDNQLTSSRLYKFSGTQQWSNNAYKYTNVGDFQTITLPIGQMSTGEIDRLVFVLDDDNPTGTLAEVSFKNVKFIEPTATQQNIVNSITQVGISNK from the coding sequence ATGGTCAAGCTGAACAAAATCATGGGCTTTGGTGCACATCTGTTAATGGCGACAATTCTTCTTGGCCTGGCAAGCTGCGCGCAATTTGATGCGCCTAAGCATTATGCGGTAAATGGTCAACTTGGTGACTATTTAGTCAATCAAATAAATCAGCAAAAAATCACGAGTCGTAGTGAGATTGTCAGTATGCTGAAAGATCCTAGCATCAGCTCAAAAAAATCTAATCGCTTTCTAATACAAAATGAGCAAGATACGGCAATACTCCTCAAAGAAATCACTACCTCACAAGATGTAACACAGGCCGTTATCAGATTGATTGAAAGTGATTCAAAAATGGCTAGTAAATGGGTAACGCTCGCTTTACGTCTATATCCAATTGATGCGTATCGAATGCTAGAACAGTTATATGCTGACTCAACAATCCAAAGTACGCTTTTAGAATCAGCTGCGCTTAAAGCTGGACTAGATCCAGCCAGATTGTTTCCCGCCACTACATCAAGTGATTTAGACCATAGGATTGTGCCACTCATTCATTCCGCGAGTATCACCATTTATAACCAAAGCGAAGATACTGATACACGACTGTGGTTTAAGCCATCTGGAGCAACCCAGTGGACACCGGCTTTAGCGTTAGAATGGGAGCCGATACAAGGGGCTCTATCGGGGTCAATCGTGCGTTTGGAACCTCAAACCGTATACGAGGTAAAGCTGGAATATGTAGAAAATGGTCAAATTATCGATCAGCAACAATACAGCTTTCAAACTCGTCCTAACTCCCCACCTATTGACCCAGATAAGATTTACTATCTCTCTGATATATATACAGGCGGACAACTCGATTTAACAACCTTGGGTATTCAAGGCAGCGAAGAAGGGTGGGCGCTGATTATTGGTGATGGTACTGAGATCGTCGCTGCTGAAGGTGACAATGCCGCCATTGATATAGGTGGGCAGAGTTACATTAAATTCGAAAACATAACCGTGAAAGGGGGCAGATTGTATGGCATCGGTGCCAAACAAGCACATCACTTATGGATAGACGGCTGCGACATATCTGAGTTTGGACGAGCTGCAGGTGATATGCGCGATGGTGTGGCTTATGAGAATGTTGAAAGTACCAAGGCGATAAATTACGACTCCGGTATCTTCCTCCAAGAAACAGGGGTAGTAACCATTGAAAACTGCGAAATACACAGTCCTAAGGGCAAGGCAAATCATTGGCAGTACGGGCATCCCTATGGCCCTAGCGCACTATTGTTGGCTGCTCGTCACTCGGTAGAGGAGTACCGAGGACAATACATTATTCGCAATAATCGGTTTTATGGTACTGATGCTAAAAGATTTAACGACGTCATTGAAAGCCGCGCAAATGCGCGTTCGTGGGGGGGCTTTCTTAGAGATTCGGCGATACATAATAACTATCTTGCTTATGCAAATGACGACCTCATCGAACTTGATGGTGGGCAAAGCAACGTGTTGTTTTACGACAATGAACTAGAGCAAGGCTACTGCGGAATAAGCGCGATCCCCAATATGTTGGGTCCAAGTTATATCTTCAATAATTATATTCACAATTTAGGTGATGAAAGACAAAAAGCGTGGGCGGCCATAAAGCTCGGTGGTTTAATGTCAGCCCCAGCAGGGGTGGTTAATATTTTCGAAAATTTGATTGTAACCAGCAGCAATGGCATTACTGCGTCTAGGTTCGAAAGTGATTATACTTTCTGGGTTAATGCAAGAAACAATGTGTTAATCCATGATAAATATTGGACCAAAATGGGGCAGGGCATATACGATGTTGAACAATATGCTAGTTCAGAATTCATCAATAACCTTATCTACAATAGCAGTTACCAAGCTCCTGCAGTGCAAGCTAATATGGGATCTGACTTTTACCATCCTTGGTCTTATCAACTATCACAAATAGAAAATATCAATAGTACTGGTGCAAGTTTTGACTTAGAAGTCGACGAGCGCTTTATCATTTCCAACTTCTCAAGCACGTCGCCTGCGAGCCAAAGCATATTAGCTCAAACTAACTCGGGTGTTGGCGAGTCGAATGCTGCGATCAATTTTAACGATACAGCCATAAAATCATTCGATACCCAGGACGAAGCTGGGGATTATATTATAAACGATACAGGCGCTACGCTTACCCTGCTTGGAAATACATGGAAGAGTGTGCAGGGGGAATACGAAATCACACCTCAAACAACCTTGACGTTCGAGCTGAAAAATAACGGAGCAGGTGAAATCGTGGGTATTGCGTTTGAGAACGACAATCAACTGACAAGCTCAAGGCTATACAAATTCAGCGGTACCCAGCAATGGTCAAATAATGCTTACAAATATACCAATGTCGGCGATTTTCAAACCATCACTTTGCCCATAGGTCAAATGTCTACCGGAGAGATTGATAGACTCGTTTTCGTTTTAGACGATGATAATCCCACGGGGACCCTGGCCGAAGTCTCATTCAAAAACGTCAAGTTTATAGAGCCCACCGCTACTCAACAAAATATTGTTAATTCAATAACTCAAGTCGGGATATCGAATAAATAA
- a CDS encoding glycosyltransferase, with amino-acid sequence MSRNNVLFLHKWFSLSGGVERVHQNLSNALANEGISSEFYVYDIKGDKKAGYDKLIDTKKATHPNQSDSFFKKLKHLFAHIKANDIDVIIAATETANILAAFCALRFPKLSVVYTRHCAFDVSDQKLSPAKIKLLYNFYSLTGGAIVTVSGSLQQELLRNIKLGRKHVEFIPNAVVDQQVIAKSLNNTDAFESTDYFCAVGRLVEQKGFDMLIQAYAQARQANNNLPKLLIVGIGELVDELTQLAESLNIKEYVEFYGFTENPYYIIRNAQAFILSSRHEGMPTALVEAMYLNTPVIAFDCPTGPSELIENGVNGFLVETNNVEKLADAIGRYKQLIGKDIADSVSAFEYQSVARRYIKEFSR; translated from the coding sequence ATGAGCCGTAACAATGTACTGTTTTTACACAAGTGGTTTTCGTTATCTGGTGGGGTTGAACGCGTTCACCAAAACTTATCGAATGCGCTGGCTAATGAGGGTATTTCCTCAGAATTCTACGTATACGATATAAAAGGCGATAAAAAAGCCGGTTATGACAAACTGATCGACACCAAGAAGGCGACGCATCCGAATCAATCTGATAGTTTCTTCAAAAAGTTAAAGCACCTATTTGCTCATATTAAAGCTAACGATATCGATGTCATCATTGCCGCGACGGAAACGGCAAATATTTTAGCCGCATTTTGCGCGTTAAGATTTCCAAAATTATCGGTGGTATATACCAGACATTGCGCTTTCGATGTGAGCGATCAAAAGCTATCACCCGCGAAGATAAAATTGCTTTATAATTTCTACTCGTTGACGGGCGGGGCAATAGTGACCGTTTCTGGGTCACTTCAGCAGGAACTACTTCGCAACATTAAACTTGGCAGAAAGCACGTCGAATTTATTCCCAACGCTGTGGTCGACCAACAAGTGATAGCGAAATCTTTGAACAATACCGACGCATTTGAATCAACCGATTACTTTTGTGCTGTAGGGCGGCTTGTAGAGCAAAAAGGTTTTGATATGCTCATTCAAGCTTACGCGCAAGCCCGTCAGGCGAATAACAACCTACCAAAGTTGCTCATCGTTGGCATTGGTGAACTAGTAGATGAATTAACTCAACTAGCAGAGTCACTGAACATTAAAGAGTATGTTGAGTTCTACGGCTTTACTGAAAACCCATATTACATTATACGCAACGCCCAAGCGTTTATTTTGTCATCTCGACATGAAGGTATGCCCACGGCGCTAGTAGAGGCGATGTATCTAAATACACCGGTTATCGCTTTTGATTGTCCTACTGGGCCTTCTGAGCTAATCGAAAACGGTGTAAATGGCTTCTTGGTTGAAACTAACAATGTTGAAAAGTTGGCTGACGCGATAGGGCGTTATAAACAGCTCATTGGTAAAGATATTGCTGATAGCGTGAGCGCGTTTGAGTACCAAAGTGTCGCACGTCGTTACATCAAAGAATTCAGTAGGTAA
- a CDS encoding transglutaminase-like cysteine peptidase: MRFFCYFITIVLILFMLRAVADSNIIFNDALFNKVRSEYDNEALERVRAWQELLSNNLDIPVDEKLYRVNNFFNELEFVDDIKHWGKDDYWATPVEFLASDGGDCEDFVIAKYFSLKELGVPAEKLRLMYVTATRLRQAHMVLAYYEQSNSVPLVLDNINRRILPASRRRDLLPVYSFNGDGLWLAKEQGRGQKVQQGGNNNLWNDLNQRMQLGD, encoded by the coding sequence ATGCGTTTTTTTTGTTATTTCATTACGATAGTGTTGATTTTATTCATGTTACGCGCGGTAGCGGATAGCAACATTATATTTAACGACGCGTTATTTAATAAAGTACGCAGCGAGTATGACAATGAAGCACTAGAGCGTGTTAGAGCATGGCAGGAACTCCTCAGCAATAACCTCGATATTCCCGTTGATGAAAAACTCTACAGGGTGAACAATTTCTTCAATGAGCTTGAATTTGTCGACGACATCAAGCATTGGGGGAAAGACGATTATTGGGCCACGCCAGTCGAGTTTTTAGCCTCCGATGGCGGAGATTGCGAAGACTTTGTAATAGCTAAATATTTCAGCTTAAAAGAATTGGGCGTTCCCGCCGAAAAATTACGCTTGATGTATGTTACTGCAACCCGCCTGCGCCAAGCCCATATGGTGCTGGCCTATTACGAACAATCAAATTCAGTGCCTTTGGTACTCGATAATATTAATAGACGTATTTTACCCGCTTCACGCCGCCGCGACTTATTACCCGTTTACAGCTTTAACGGTGACGGCCTTTGGTTGGCTAAAGAACAAGGCCGAGGCCAGAAAGTACAGCAAGGGGGTAATAATAATTTATGGAACGATTTAAACCAACGAATGCAATTAGGCGATTAA
- a CDS encoding NAD-dependent epimerase: protein MKYLVTGAAGFIGNYVAEKLCAEGHDVIGLDNLNDYYDPNLKLARLKRIEHCKTFTFVKADISDRNTIAALFSQEKFDRVIHLAAQAGVRYSIENPMAYIDSNLTGMATILEGCRHNNVEHLVYASSSSVYGANKKIPFAEGDRVDYPVSLYAATKKSNELMAHTYSHLYSLPTTGLRFFTVYGPWGRPDMAPFLFTDAVVNDRAIKVFNDGKMQRDFTYIDDIVEGILRIQNVIPKPREESNSSSESSPFYKLYNIGNNTPVELEAFIGCIENALSKKAVKNYMPMQDGDVVRTFADITNLESEIGFKPQTELQDGINNFVGWFKQYYS, encoded by the coding sequence ATGAAATATTTAGTCACTGGAGCAGCTGGGTTCATTGGAAATTATGTCGCTGAAAAGCTTTGCGCAGAGGGGCATGACGTTATTGGGTTAGACAACCTTAACGATTACTATGACCCAAACCTAAAGTTGGCGAGACTTAAACGCATCGAGCATTGTAAAACATTTACGTTTGTTAAGGCCGATATTTCTGATCGCAACACTATTGCAGCATTATTTTCTCAAGAAAAATTTGACCGCGTGATACATTTAGCAGCGCAAGCTGGGGTGCGTTATTCGATTGAAAATCCAATGGCGTATATAGATTCAAACCTAACGGGTATGGCTACCATTCTCGAAGGTTGTCGTCACAACAATGTCGAGCATTTAGTTTATGCATCTTCTAGTTCTGTTTATGGTGCAAATAAAAAAATACCGTTTGCCGAAGGTGACCGTGTAGATTATCCGGTTTCACTTTATGCAGCGACCAAGAAGTCGAATGAACTCATGGCGCATACCTACAGCCATTTATATTCGTTGCCTACAACCGGTCTGCGCTTCTTCACTGTGTATGGCCCCTGGGGCAGACCAGACATGGCGCCATTCTTGTTTACTGATGCTGTGGTAAATGACAGAGCGATTAAAGTTTTTAATGACGGCAAAATGCAGCGAGACTTCACTTACATTGATGATATCGTCGAAGGAATTTTACGTATCCAAAACGTAATACCGAAACCGCGCGAAGAGTCAAACAGTAGCTCTGAATCTTCGCCTTTCTACAAGCTATACAACATCGGTAACAACACGCCTGTCGAATTAGAAGCGTTTATTGGCTGTATAGAGAATGCGCTAAGCAAAAAAGCGGTGAAAAATTACATGCCAATGCAGGACGGCGATGTCGTAAGAACGTTTGCTGATATTACAAATTTAGAAAGCGAAATCGGCTTTAAGCCCCAAACTGAGCTCCAAGATGGAATCAATAACTTTGTAGGCTGGTTTAAGCAGTATTATTCGTAG
- a CDS encoding acyltransferase family protein — protein sequence MKHRQDIDGLRAIAVLAVVLFHFGVTGMSGGYAGVDIFFVISGFLITSILMKDAETQSISFLGFYEKRIRRLFPALFATVLASFIAAYFIFMPDEFREFGRSAIAAIVYLSNVFFWLSSDYFQGSSELSPLLHTWSLAVEEQFYLIFPVIVWASYKLGKRAFYWSVASLFTCSFVASIWYISISASTVFYLSPFRFWELLAGSIVAIAFKENLVPNAKIASWLGVLGLILLVAPIFVLNKESLFPGWAAVPSCLGTALLIWANDQNKWIGKLLKLRFMQFTGKISYSMYLWHWPIVVFYGYWIIRDLVWWDTLLLVIVTYAISHLSCKYLEAPFRLHRGDILRPLKVYSTSIAFSFVIFVLGVLVWKADGYKARFPHFVEQLNLKDAHKESGFAGCFIKEDQFYNDNWSYDSCVMTMPGATETILLWGDSHAFHLIGGLKTIQQELNVNIALYASAGCSPLFDTDIPRNPQCRANNEFVKELIDTHNINGLVLAGNWAWAFKVEDPDIDLSSVRSTFTALTEADKKVFVVNQVPIYPVKNPAFLGMRLSTSSKAPQDYLLAPEYGVKASEQIKSLLPDENVFSPQDLLCEKGKCLIYRNKEIMVRDRAHLSSAASIYIVQSMAPKLKNALGLGLK from the coding sequence ATGAAACATCGTCAAGATATTGATGGTTTGCGCGCGATAGCAGTTCTTGCTGTGGTACTTTTCCATTTTGGTGTAACGGGTATGTCGGGTGGTTATGCTGGCGTCGATATATTTTTTGTCATCTCTGGTTTTCTCATTACCTCTATTCTAATGAAAGATGCAGAAACTCAATCTATTAGCTTTCTAGGTTTTTATGAAAAACGTATTAGAAGGCTATTTCCAGCCCTTTTTGCAACCGTACTGGCTTCTTTCATCGCTGCATATTTTATCTTTATGCCCGATGAATTTAGGGAGTTTGGCAGAAGCGCCATTGCCGCCATCGTTTATCTATCTAATGTATTTTTTTGGCTCAGTAGTGATTATTTTCAGGGCTCTTCGGAATTAAGCCCATTATTGCATACATGGTCGCTTGCGGTAGAAGAGCAATTTTATTTGATATTTCCCGTCATTGTGTGGGCAAGCTATAAATTGGGTAAACGGGCTTTTTATTGGTCTGTAGCCTCTTTATTCACATGCTCATTCGTTGCTTCAATATGGTATATAAGCATCTCTGCTAGTACGGTGTTTTATTTGTCTCCCTTTCGATTTTGGGAGTTACTAGCGGGTTCCATAGTTGCCATTGCATTCAAAGAAAACCTTGTCCCCAACGCAAAGATAGCAAGTTGGTTAGGAGTCTTAGGCCTGATTTTGCTTGTTGCGCCTATTTTTGTTCTCAATAAAGAAAGCTTATTCCCAGGCTGGGCGGCAGTACCTTCTTGTTTAGGCACGGCTTTACTGATTTGGGCGAATGATCAGAATAAATGGATAGGCAAGCTGCTCAAACTAAGATTTATGCAATTTACGGGAAAAATTTCCTATTCAATGTACCTTTGGCACTGGCCCATCGTAGTGTTTTACGGTTACTGGATTATTAGGGATCTTGTTTGGTGGGATACGCTTTTATTGGTAATCGTGACCTACGCCATCAGTCATTTATCCTGCAAGTACCTAGAAGCACCGTTCAGGCTCCATCGGGGTGACATTTTGCGCCCGCTAAAAGTCTACTCAACGTCCATTGCATTTAGCTTCGTTATATTTGTTCTTGGTGTATTGGTTTGGAAAGCAGACGGTTATAAAGCCAGATTCCCTCACTTTGTTGAACAACTCAACTTGAAGGACGCTCATAAAGAGAGCGGATTTGCAGGCTGCTTTATTAAAGAAGATCAGTTTTATAATGACAATTGGAGCTACGATTCGTGCGTTATGACAATGCCCGGTGCAACAGAAACCATTTTACTGTGGGGAGACTCACATGCGTTTCATCTCATCGGCGGACTCAAAACGATTCAGCAAGAGCTAAATGTGAATATTGCGCTTTACGCCAGCGCCGGTTGCTCCCCATTGTTTGACACCGATATTCCGCGCAACCCCCAATGCCGAGCGAACAATGAATTTGTCAAAGAGCTTATTGATACCCATAACATCAATGGTTTGGTTTTGGCTGGAAATTGGGCTTGGGCATTCAAAGTCGAAGACCCTGATATCGATTTATCGAGTGTGCGCTCAACATTTACTGCACTGACTGAAGCGGATAAAAAAGTGTTTGTTGTTAATCAAGTCCCCATTTACCCCGTAAAGAACCCTGCGTTCTTAGGCATGCGCCTGTCCACTTCATCCAAAGCACCACAAGATTATCTTTTGGCCCCTGAGTACGGTGTAAAGGCTTCCGAACAAATAAAATCGTTATTACCAGATGAAAATGTATTTAGCCCACAAGATTTATTGTGTGAAAAGGGCAAGTGCCTTATATATCGTAATAAAGAAATAATGGTCAGGGATAGAGCACATCTTTCTAGTGCGGCCAGTATATATATTGTGCAGTCAATGGCACCTAAATTAAAAAATGCGCTAGGCCTAGGTTTGAAATAA